Proteins from one Acanthopagrus latus isolate v.2019 chromosome 18, fAcaLat1.1, whole genome shotgun sequence genomic window:
- the LOC119007673 gene encoding protocadherin gamma-A9-like, producing the protein MEAGHQSYARSVRWRFRSILRYQMGFLVLLTCLGDRVVGQIRYSIPEEMKKGSVIGNVAQDLGLDLRRLRSGRARIVSGENNQYTELNTDKGILVVNERIDREQLCGDVTPCSLSFEIILENPIELHRVTVEILDINDNTPFFPNKDIQFELSESATIGAKFPVESAVDPDVGLNALQNYILSPNNYFVLKQHANPDGSKYAELVLQKPLDREEHPRVLLKLIAVDGGNPQRSGTVDINVSVIDVNDNAPVFNQSVYRATVVENAPKGTYITTVNATDLDIGSNGEIMFSFSKIRGNTVDMFSIDENTGVISVAGLIDFEKEKKYELRLEARDRGGLTGTSKVIIDVSDVNDNAPVINIMSFSNTVSEDAPLGTTIAVINVKDADSEKNGQIKCTIDKTLPFKIQSSLTNYYNLVADQHFDRETTSEYEITITATDSGSPPLSSSVTLQLRVSDINDNVPSFDRNAYSAYVTENNSPGMSITSVSARDSDWNQNARISYFLEDTQISGNPVSTYVSINSETGVLHAVRSFDYEQIKQLQLVVKAQDGGSPPLSSNVSVKIMIQDQNDNPPQVLYPVQTGGSVVAEMVPRSADVGYLVTKVVAVDVDSGQNAWLSYKLQKATDRALFEVGLQNGEIRTIRQVTDKDAVKQRLTVIVEDNGQPSRSATVIVNVAVADSFPEVLSEFTDFPHDKEYNDNLTFYLVLALAVVSFLFITCLVVIISVKIYRWRQSRVLYHSSLPVIPYYPPRYSDTLGTGTLPHVYNYEVCRTTDSRRSDCKFGGAGSQNVLIMDPSSTGTMQRIQSEKSILDEPDSPLEVGYFVLHPP; encoded by the exons ATGGAAGCTGGACACCAATCCTACGCCAGAAGTGTAAGATGGCGATTCCGTTCTATATTACGGTATCAAATGGGATTTCTCGTTTTGCTGACGTGTCTTGGCGATAGAGTGGTCGGGCAGATTCGTTATTCTATTCCGGAGGAGATGAAAAAGGGCTCCGTTATAGGCAATGTGGCGCAAGACCTCGGTCTGGATCTGAGGAGGCTCCGCTCTGGCCGGGCCCGCATCGTTAGTGGGGAGAACAACCAGTACACCgagctgaacacagacaaaGGGATTCTGGTCGTCAATGAGAGAATAGACCGAGAGCAGCTGTGTGGAGACGTGACGCCATGCAGCCTCAGCTTCGAAATCATTTTAGAAAACCCAATCGAGCTTCATCGAGTCACTGTCGAAATTTTAGACATAAACGATAACACCCCTTTCTTTCCAAATAAAGACATCCAATTTGAACTGAGCGAATCTGCGACGATCGGAGCCAAATTTCCCGTTGAAAGCGCAGTTGATCCTGACGTTGGACTGAACGCGTTACAGAATTACATTCTGTCTCCCAATAATTATTTTGTTCTGAAACAACATGCGAATCCAGACGGCAGTAAATACGCTGAGTTGGTGCTTCAGAAGCCATTAGACAGAGAGGAACACCCCCGTGTCCTTCTGAAATTAATAGCTGTCGACGGTGGAAACCCACAGAGATCAGGTACGGTGGATATAAATGTGTCTGTTATAGATGTAAACGATAATGCTCCTGTATTTAACCAGTCCGTTTATCGGGCCACCGTCGTTGAAAATGCTCCGAAAGGAACTTACATTACGACCGTTAACGCCACTGATTTAGACATCGGTAGTAACGGGGAAATAATGTTCAGTTTCTCAAAAATAAGAGGCAACACAGTGGATATGTTTAGTATTGATGAAAACACAGGTGTCATATCAGTAGCTGGACTTATAGactttgaaaaagagaaaaaatacgAGCTTAGGTTAGAGGCAAGGGATCGAGGAGGTCTGACTGGGACCAGTAAAGTTATTATTGATGTTAGTGACGTCAATGATAATGCTCCAGTTATTAATATCATGTCATTTTCTAATACAGTATCGGAGGATGCCCCTCTCGGCACGACAATAGCTGTAATCAATGTCAAAGACGCTGATTCAGAGAAAAACGGACAGATAAAATGTACAATAGACAAAACGCTTCCGTTTAAAATCCAGTCATCATTAACGAACTACTATAATTTAGTGGCGGATCAACATTTTGACAGAGAGACGACTTCTGAATACGAGATTACAATCACAGCCACCGATTCaggttctcctcctctttctagCTCCGTCACGCTGCAGCTTAGAGTCTCTGACATCAACGATAACGTTCCGTCGTTCGACAGAAACGCATATTCTGCTTACGTCACGGAGAACAATTCGCCTGGAATGTCGATCACCTCCGTTAGCGCGCGAGACTCTGACTGGAATCAAAACGCGAGAATCTCATATTTCCTGGAGGACACGCAGATCAGCGGCAATCCAGTGTCCACCTACGTGTCGATAAACTCTGAAACTGGGGTTTTACATGCGGTGCGTTCTTTTGATTATGAGCaaatcaaacagctgcagctcgtCGTCAAAGCGCAGGATGGAggctctcctccactcagcagtaacgtgagtgtgaaaataatgatccaGGACCAGAACGACAACCCTCCTCAGGTTCTGTACCCGGTCCAGACTGGAGGCTCTGTGGTGGCTGAAATGGTGCCTCGTTCAGCAGATGTGGGCTATCTGGTGACTAAAGTGGTGGCTGTTGATGTGGACTCTGGACAGAATGCCTGGCTCTCCTATAAACTgcagaaagccacagacaggGCGCTGTTTGAAGTGGGCTTACAGAATGGAGAAATCCGAACTATCCGCCAGGTGACTGATAaagatgctgtgaaacagagactgactgttATAGTGGAGGACAACGGGCAGCCCTCTCGTTCAGCTACAGTCATTGTTAACGTGGCGGTGGCCGACAGCTTCCCGGAAGTGCTGTCGGAATTCACTGACTTTCCTCACGACAAGGAGTACAATGACAACCTGACTTTTTACTTAGTGCTGGCTTTGGCTGTAGTGTCCTTCCTGTTCATCACGTGTTTAGTGGttattatatcagtgaaaatctacagatggagacagtctcGCGTCCTGTATCACTCCAGTCTCCCTGTGATTCCATATTATCCTCCACGTTACTCAGACACTTTGGGGACAGGGACTCTCCCACACGTGTACAACTACGAGGTGTGCAGGACGACTGACTCCAGAAGGAGTGAC TGTAAGTTCGGCGGAGCTGGTAGTCAGAACGTGTTGATAATGGACCCCAGTTCTACAGGGACGATGCAGCGGATACAGAGTGAGAAGAGCATCCTGGATGAACCAGACTCTCCTCTAGAGGTGGGTTATTTTGTCCTTCACCCTCCTTAA
- the LOC119007672 gene encoding protocadherin beta-16-like isoform X1, whose translation MMDCLRISARRGRWPALFFILCLLKLSSVCGQARYSVPEEQAEGSFVGNIGRDLGLDVARLVSGKARIITKGSRQYVDLNRDKGTLVIKERIDREELCGKTTPCSFNFEVILENPIQLYRVTVEVIDINDNSPLFPKDEISLKIAENAAAGTRFSLESADDPDVGVNDIQKYTLKPSDHFKLEVQSQPDGGTFIEMVLQNSLDREKEETHTLVLLASDGGEPHRSGTVRIHVTVLDANDNAPVCSQPVYKADVKENSAVGSVVTTVSANDADKGVNSEVTYSIGHVAKDAKQLFEVNINTGEIKVAGKLDYEKSKTYQLNIQASDHGGFTDTCKVHIQIIDENDNIPTIQLMSFSNSISEDSPPGTTIAVVNVDDEDSDGNGVVKCSINSDVPFKIESSLTGYYTIVTEDFLDRESVPEYNITITVSDQGSPPLSSSKNINVKVSDVNDSPPKFDQSEYSKTVPENNSPGFPVFTVSARDADWGQNARVSYFLQEKQINGAAVSSLVSVNSENGVIHAVRSFDYEQIKWFEFNVTARDAGSPPLSSVATVRIIVQDQNDNPPQVLYPVQTGGSLVAEMVPRSADVGYLVTKVVAVDVDSGQNAWLSYKLQKATDRALFEVGLQNGEIRTIRQVTDKDAVKQRLTVIVEDNGQPSRSATVIVNVAVADSFPEVLSEFTDFPHDKEYNDNLTFYLVLALAVVSFLFITCLVVIISVKIYRWRQSRVLYHSSLPVIPYYPPRYSDTLGTGTLPHVYNYEVCRTTDSRRSDCKFGGAGSQNVLIMDPSSTGTMQRIQSEKSILDEPDSPLEVGFVFFIKFYSFKTVCYF comes from the exons ATGATGGATTGTTTGAGGATTTCCGCTCGTAGAGGCCGATGGCCAGCgctgtttttcattctttgtcTTCTCAAGCTGAGCTCAGTGTGCGGACAGGCTCGGTACTCCGTACCGGAGGAGCAGGCGGAGGGATCTTTCGTTGGAAACATTGGTAGAGATTTGGGTTTGGATGTGGCGAGGCTCGTTTCAGGTAAAGCTCGTATTATTACCAAAGGAAGCCGACAGTACGTTGATTTAAACCGAGACAAAGGCACTCTTGTTATCAAAGAGCGGATCGACCGAGAAGAGCTGTGTGGGAAGACGACGCCCTGTAGCTTCAACTTCGAGGTCATTTTGGAAAATCCGATCCAGCTTTATCGTGTCACAGTTGAGGTCATAGACATCAACGATAACAGTCCGTTGTTCCCAAAGGATGAGATCAGTTTGAAAATAGCTGAAAATGCTGCAGCGGGTACTCGTTTCTCACTAGAGAGTGCAGACGACCCTGATGTTGGTGTTAATGATATTCAGAAATACACACTTAAACCATCAGATCATTTTAAATTGGAAGTACAGAGTCAGCCTGATGGAGGAACATTCATCGAAATGGTTTTACAAAACTCGTTAGAccgagagaaagaggagactCACACACTGGTGCTGCTCGCTTCAGATGGAGGGGAGCCACACAGATCAGGGACGGTGCGTATTCATGTCACTGTGCTGGATGCTAACGATAATGCACCAGTGTGTAGCCAGCCTGTTTATAAAGCTGATGTGAAGGAGAACTCTGCTGTCGGATCCGTGGTCACCACTGTCAGTGCAAATGATGCAGATAAAGGAGTTAATAGTGAAGTAACTTATTCTATCGGTCATGTAGCCAAAGATgcaaagcagctgtttgaagtAAATATTAACACGGGAGAGATCAAAGTTGCAGGTAAATTGGATTATGAAAAATCAAAAACGTATCAATTAAATATTCAGGCCAGTGACCACGGGGGGTTTACAGACACGTGCAAAGTTCATATTCAAATAATTGATGAGAATGACAACATCCCTACAATTCAGCTCATGTCGTTTTCTAACTCCATCTCCGAGGATTCTCCTCCAGGTACAACTATAGCTGTTGTTAACGTAGATGATGAAGACTCTGATGGTAACGGTGTCGTCAAGTGCTCCATTAACTCTGACGTGCCTTTCAAAATCGAGTCTTCATTAACAGGATATTACACTATAGTAACAGAAGACTTCTTAGACAGAGAAAGTGTTCCTGAGTATAACATCACCATCACCGTCTCCGACCaaggctctcctcctctgtctagCAGTAAAAACATCAACGTTAAAGTGTCTGACGTGAATGACAGCCCGCCAAAGTTTGATCAGTCAGAATATAGTAAGACTGTCCCAGAGAACAACTCTCCTGGATTTCCAGTGTTTACTGTCAGTGCTCGTGATGCAGACTGGGGCCAAAACGCTCGAGTTTCTTACTTTCTGCAGGAGAAACAGATTAATGGGGCTGCTGTGTCTTCATTAGTGTCAGTGAATTCTGAAAATGGCGTCATTCACGCTGTGAGGTCGTTTGATTATGAGCAAATCAAGTGGTTCGAGTTTAACGTGACTGCTCGCGATGCTGGATCCCCTCCTCTGAGCTCAGTGGCTACAGTCAGAATTATAGTCCAGGACCAGAATGACAACCCTCCTCAG GTTCTGTACCCGGTCCAGACTGGAGGCTCTCTGGTGGCTGAAATGGTGCCTCGTTCAGCAGATGTGGGCTATCTGGTGACTAAAGTGGTGGCTGTTGATGTGGACTCTGGACAGAATGCCTGGCTCTCCTATAAACTgcagaaagccacagacaggGCGCTGTTTGAAGTGGGCTTACAGAATGGAGAAATCCGAACTATCCGCCAGGTGACTGATAaagatgctgtgaaacagagactgactgttATAGTGGAGGACAACGGGCAGCCCTCTCGTTCAGCTACAGTCATTGTTAACGTGGCGGTGGCGGACAGCTTCCCGGAAGTGCTGTCGGAGTTCACTGACTTTCCTCACGACAAGGAGTACAATGACAACCTGACTTTTTACTTAGTGCTGGCTTTGGCTGTAGTGTCCTTCCTGTTCATCACGTGTTTAGTGGttattatatcagtgaaaatctacagatggagacagtctcGCGTCCTGTATCACTCCAGTCTCCCTGTGATTCCATATTATCCTCCACGTTACTCAGACACTTTGGGGACAGGGACTCTCCCACATGTGTACAACTACGAGGTGTGCAGGACGACTGACTCCAGAAGGAGTGACTGTAAGTTCGGCGGAGCTGGTAGTCAGAACGTGTTGATAATGGACCCCAGTTCTACAGGGACGATGCAGCGGATACAGAGTGAGAAGAGCATCCTGGATGAACCAGACTCTCCTCTAGAGGTtggctttgtcttttttataaAGTTCTATTCCTTTAAAACTGTATGTTATTTTTGA
- the LOC119007672 gene encoding protocadherin gamma-A5-like isoform X2, producing MPFISSEPTVKWQVRAFILVFLIDATVCQIRYSVPEEMRKGSFVGNVAEDLGIDAKRLKSGGARIVSGESSEYIRLDADKGILVVGERIDREQLCGQISPCSLNFEMIMMNPMQLHSVVVEVLDVNDNAPVFPEKEVHVEIVESALLGTEILQESATDPDVGINALQGYTLHPTTHFNIKVLSSPNGHKYAQLYLFSALDREKEETLLLTLTAVDGGEPQKSGTLKIRVTVLDTNDNAPVFTQSNIKASVKENVPKGTLVVRLSATDADDGMYGRVTYHFNRMSSNVAELFHLDENSGDLTVNGMIDYEENKVFEISVQAKDHGGQSTSTKVIIEVMDVNDNAPLITMTSFSTSIAEDSPIGTTVAIINVKDVDSGKNGKVDCSVNGNIPFAIHSSLKNYYTLVTNGVLDRERNPVYNITFTAVDEGSPALSTNKTVTLRVSDVNDNAPVFERSYYEANIMENNSPGLSVFSVKAHDSDSGQNARVSYLLIDTELNGNPISTYISVNAESGAIQAVRSFDFEQIKSLDIFVRGQDGGSPPLSSNATVKLNIQDQNDNPPQVLYPVQTGGSLVAEMVPRSADVGYLVTKVVAVDVDSGQNAWLSYKLQKATDRALFEVGLQNGEIRTIRQVTDKDAVKQRLTVIVEDNGQPSRSATVIVNVAVADSFPEVLSEFTDFPHDKEYNDNLTFYLVLALAVVSFLFITCLVVIISVKIYRWRQSRVLYHSSLPVIPYYPPRYSDTLGTGTLPHVYNYEVCRTTDSRRSDCKFGGAGSQNVLIMDPSSTGTMQRIQSEKSILDEPDSPLEVGFVFFIKFYSFKTVCYF from the coding sequence ATGCCTTTTATCAGCAGTGAACCCACGGTTAAATGGCAAGTACGGGCCTTCATCCTTGTTTTTCTCATAGACGCGACAGTCTGTCAAATCCGCTACTCCGTCCCAGAGGAGATGAGAAAGGGCTCCTTTGTGGGAAATGTGGCTGAAGATTTAGGTATCGACGCTAAAAGGCTGAAATCAGGCGGTGCCCGGATTGTTAGCGGGGAAAGCAGCGAGTACATCCGGCTGGATGCAGACAAAGGGATTCTTGTGGTGGGCGAAAGGATAGATAGAGAACAGCTCTGCGGGCAGATATCGCCCTGTAGCttgaattttgaaatgataatgatgaatcCAATGCAGCTGCACAGCGTCGTGGTGGAAGTGTTGGATGTAAATGATAACGCGCCCGTGTTTCCTGAGAAAGAAGTGCATGTAGAGATAGTAGAATCGGCTCTACTAGGGACCGAAATATTGCAAGAGAGCGCCACCGATCCTGACGTAGGCATCAACGCTTTACAGGGCTACACGTTACACCCCACAACGCACTTCAATATTAAGGTCCTGTCCAGCCCAAATGGTCATAAATATGCACAGCTGTATCTTTTTAGTGCCTTAGACCGCGAGAAAGAAGAAACGCTGCTCCTCACGCTTACTGCTGTGGACGGCGGTGAACCACAGAAATCAGGGACACTAAAAATACGTGTAACTGTGCTCGACACAAATGACAACGCTCCAGTCTTTACGCAGTCAAATATCAAGGCGTCTGTCAAAGAAAATGTTCCAAAGGGAACTTTAGTCGTGCGCTTGAGCGCTACGGATGCAGATGATGGGATGTATGGCCGCGTCACATACCACTTTAATCGCATGTCTAGTAATGTTGCAGAGCTATTTCATCTGGATGAAAACAGCGGCGACTTAACGGTAAACGGCATGATTGATTATGAAGAGAATAAAGTATTTGAGATCAGCGTGCAGGCAAAGGATCATGGTGGACAAAGCACATCCACAAAAGTCATAATTGAGGTGATGGATGTTAATgacaatgcacctttaataacGATGACCTCGTTTTCCACTTCCATCGCTGAGGATTCTCCCATTGGAACCACTGTGGCGATCATAAACGTTAAAGATGTAGATTCAGGCAAAAATGGGAAAGTAGACTGCTCAGTTAATGGCAACATCCCGTTTGCAATCCACTCATCTCTAAAGAATTATTACACTCTGGTGACAAACGGTGTCCTTGACAGGGAGCGTAATCCTGTTTACAATATAACTTTCACTGCTGTGGATGAAGGCAGTCCGGCACTGTCGACTAACAAGACAGTAACACTCCGAGTATCCGACGTTAATGATAACGCCCCAGTATTTGAACGGAGTTATTACGAAGCTAATATCATGGAGAATAACTCGCCAGGGTtatctgtattttctgtgaAAGCGCACGATTCTGACTCAGGCCAGAATGCACGTGTTTCTTACCTGCTAATTGATACAGAGTTAAATGGTAACCCCATATCCACCTACATATCTGTTAACGCAGAGAGTGGAGCCATACAAGCAGTTCGATCATTTGACTTTGAGCAAATTAAAAGTCTAGATATTTTTGTAAGAGGACAGGATGGGGGCTCCCCGCCTTTAAGCAGTAATGCCACAgttaaattaaatattcaagATCAGAACGACAACCCTCCTCAGGTTCTGTACCCGGTCCAGACTGGAGGCTCTCTGGTGGCTGAAATGGTGCCTCGTTCAGCAGATGTGGGCTATCTGGTGACTAAAGTGGTGGCTGTTGATGTGGACTCTGGACAGAATGCCTGGCTCTCCTATAAACTgcagaaagccacagacaggGCGCTGTTTGAAGTGGGCTTACAGAATGGAGAAATCCGAACTATCCGCCAGGTGACTGATAaagatgctgtgaaacagagactgactgttATAGTGGAGGACAACGGGCAGCCCTCTCGTTCAGCTACAGTCATTGTTAACGTGGCGGTGGCGGACAGCTTCCCGGAAGTGCTGTCGGAGTTCACTGACTTTCCTCACGACAAGGAGTACAATGACAACCTGACTTTTTACTTAGTGCTGGCTTTGGCTGTAGTGTCCTTCCTGTTCATCACGTGTTTAGTGGttattatatcagtgaaaatctacagatggagacagtctcGCGTCCTGTATCACTCCAGTCTCCCTGTGATTCCATATTATCCTCCACGTTACTCAGACACTTTGGGGACAGGGACTCTCCCACATGTGTACAACTACGAGGTGTGCAGGACGACTGACTCCAGAAGGAGTGACTGTAAGTTCGGCGGAGCTGGTAGTCAGAACGTGTTGATAATGGACCCCAGTTCTACAGGGACGATGCAGCGGATACAGAGTGAGAAGAGCATCCTGGATGAACCAGACTCTCCTCTAGAGGTtggctttgtcttttttataaAGTTCTATTCCTTTAAAACTGTATGTTATTTTTGA
- the LOC119008043 gene encoding protocadherin gamma-A2-like, translated as MDGRMSDRTMKRQVGLLLFVTVVSLGSVLGQVSYSIPEEMPKGSLVGNIAQDLGLDVKRLKSGKARIYTGEGTEYIELNKERGVLVMKERIDREALCGQTTPCALDFQIILENPMQFYSITVEITDINDNAPDFKKREMKFEISETVQMGSKFVLEKAVDVDVGINGLRGYSLSSSDTFNLIPYRIGSSRNVEMVLKKQLDREKEDRLSLVLTALDGGDPQLSGTIQIFITVLDANDNAPVCTQTEYKTNVKENSLKGAVLTTVSASDADEGPHGHVQYAISNVPEGALDLFHVDQESGVVTLMGTLDYEKFRHFEIDVQASDEGGNSDVCKVMIEVLDTNDNPPAINIMSTSSSISEDVKPGTVLTMMNVQDPDSDENGKVHCVLDDNAHFKIMSTSNNFFTLVTDGELDREIASQYNITVTCSDEGVPSLSSSVTLTLQISDVNDNAPVFKRSSYEAYIVENNTPGLSIFTVRARDADWNQNARVSYILEDSSVNGVPVSSYVSVSADSGVIHAVRSFDYEQIKDFHFSVKAQDGGSPPLSSIVSVKIMIQDQNDNPPQVLYPVQTGGSVVAEMVPRSADVGYLVTKVVAVDVDSGQNAWLSYKLQKATDRALFEVGLQNGEIRTIRQVTDKDAVKQRLTVIVEDNGQPSRSATVIVNVAVADSFPEVLSEFTDFPHDKEYNDNLTFYLVLALAVVSFLFITCLVVIISVKIYRWRQSRVLYHSSLPVIPYYPPRYSDTLGTGTLPHVYNYEVCRTTDSRRSDCKFGGAGSQNVLIMDPSSTGTMQRMQSEKSILDEPDSPLEVSCTEIIM; from the coding sequence ATGGACGGGAGAATGTCGGACAGAACAATGAAACGGCAAGTCggcctgctgttgtttgtgacGGTTGTTTCTCTCGGCTCGGTTTTAGGGCAGGTCAGCTACTCTATTCCTGAGGAAATGCCGAAAGGATCCTTGGTCGGCAACATCGCTCAGGATTTAGGTTTGGATGTGAAACGGCTGAAATCAGGGAAGGCTCGTATTTACACCGGAGAAGGTACAGAATACATCGAGCTGAATAAAGAAAGAGGAGTCCTTGTAATGAAAGAGCGGATAGACAGAGAGGCGCTCTGCGGACAGACGACGCCCTGTGCTCTTGATTTTCAGATAATATTGGAGAATCCTATGCAGTTTTACAGCATCACTGTCGAGATCACCGACATTAACGACAACGCCCccgattttaaaaaaagggaaatgaaatttgaaattagTGAGACGGTTCAAATGGGATCTAAATTTGTCTTAGAAAAGGCGGTTGACGTCGACGTGGGTATTAATGGGCTCCGGGGCTATTCGCTAAGTTCAAGTGACACATTCAATTTAATCCCGTATCGGATTGGCAGCAGTAGAAATGTTGAGATGGTTTTAAAGAAGCAGCTTGACCGAGAGAAAGAGGACCGCCTGTCTTTAGTGTTGACTGCTTTAGACGGTGGCGACCCGCAGCTCTCTGGAACGATCCAAATATTCATTACTGTGTTGGATGCTAACGATAATGCACCTGTTTGTACTCAGACAGAGTATAAAACTAATGTGAAGGAAAATTCGTTGAAGGGAGCTGTTCTGACCACTGTTAGCGCGTCTGATGCAGATGAAGGTCCGCACGGACACGTACAGTATGCGATTTCTAATGTTCCAGAGGGCGCACTTGACCTCTTTCATGTAGATCAGGAAAGTGGTGTGGTCACATTAATGGGAACACTTGACTATGAAAAATTTCGGCATTTTGAAATTGATGTCCAAGCATCAGATGAAGGTGGCAACTCAGATGTTTGTAAAGTCATGATTGAGGTGCTGGACACAAACGACAACCCACCTGCTATTAATATTATGTCAACATCATCCAGTATATCTGAGGATGTTAAACCAGGCACAGTTCTGACAATGATGAACGTTCAGGATCCAGATTCAGATGAAAATGGCAAAGTCCACTGTGTATTAGATGACAATGCACATTTCAAAATCATGTCAACATCAAACAATTTCTTTACTTTAGTGACAGATGGTGAGTTAGACAGAGAGATCGCGTCACAGTATAATATCACCGTGACCTGCTCTGATGAAGGAGTGCCCTCCCTCTCCAGCAGCGTCACTCTCACCTTACAGATCTCTGATGTGAACGACAACGCGCCTGTCTTTAAGAGGAGCTCATATGAGGCCTACAttgtagaaaacaacacaccaggCCTCTCTATATTCACAGTGAGAGCCAGAGACGCTGACTGGAACCAGAATGCTCGTGTTTCTTACATCCTGGAGGACTCCTCTGTTAACGGAGTGCCAGTCTCCTCATATGTGTCCGTCAGTGCTGATAGTGGAGTCATCCATGCAGTGCGCTCTTTTGACTACGAGCAGATCAAAGATTTCCACTTCAGCGTCAAAGCGCAGGATGGAggctctcctccactcagcagtattgtgagtgtgaaaataatgatccaGGACCAGAACGACAACCCTCCTCAGGTTCTGTACCCGGTCCAGACTGGAGGCTCTGTGGTGGCTGAAATGGTGCCTCGTTCAGCAGATGTGGGCTATCTGGTGACTAAAGTGGTGGCTGTTGATGTGGACTCTGGACAGAATGCCTGGCTCTCCTATAAACTgcagaaagccacagacaggGCGCTGTTTGAAGTGGGCTTGCAGAATGGAGAAATCCGAACTATCCGCCAGGTGACTGATAaagatgctgtgaaacagagactgactgttATAGTGGAGGACAACGGGCAGCCCTCTCGTTCAGCTACAGTCATTGTTAACGTGGCGGTGGCCGACAGCTTCCCGGAAGTGCTGTCGGAGTTCACTGACTTTCCTCACGACAAGGAGTACAATGACAACCTGACTTTTTACTTAGTGCTGGCTTTGGCTGTAGTGTCCTTCCTGTTCATCACGTGTTTAGTGGttattatatcagtgaaaatctacagatggagacagtctcGCGTCCTGTATCACTCCAGTCTCCCTGTGATTCCATATTATCCTCCACGTTACTCAGACACTTTGGGTACAGGGACTCTCCCACACGTGTACAACTACGAGGTGTGCAGGACGACTGACTCCAGAAGGAGTGACTGTAAGTTCGGCGGAGCTGGTAGTCAGAACGTGTTGATAATGGACCCCAGTTCTACAGGGACGATGCAGCGGATGCAGAGTGAGAAGAGCATCCTGGATGAACCAGACTCTCCTCTAGAGGTTAGTTGTACAGAAAttataatgtaa